A segment of the Mogibacterium diversum genome:
GCGCTCAAGCTAAATAAGCTTCTTAAGCCCAAAGCTGTGATTTACGATGCCAGAGAACTATATCTGCAGAGAGAAACTCACGGCTTTGCTAGTAAGGTAGGCTGCTTTTTCGAGTCGAGGATGATTGCGAAAGCCGCACTGACAATCTGTGCAAATGAAGAGCGAAAGCAGGTTATGGAGAAGGAGTACGGCAAGATTGGAGCAATACTCGTGTTTGAAAACTTCCGAAAGTTATCATATTCTAAGGAGTTTTCAGAGGAAGTAATGAAGCTGAAATTCGACTATCTGAACGGAGATGATTCATTTAAAATCGTTTCAACAGCTGGCTGCGAGATAGAAAGAGGCACAAAGGAACTTATCGAAGCAGCAGCGAAACTGAACTTCAATAACACATTGTACCTAGTTGGCTGCAAGGAAAATGCTGAGAAGCAGGAGATTGAAGCATTCATCGAAGAGAATAAAATCAAAAATGTTAAGCTGGTTCCTAGGCTTAACCAAGATGAACTTAAATACTTCGTCTCTAAGTGTGATGTAGGAATCGCAATGTATCACAAGAAGAATTCAAACAATCTCTACTGTTCGTCGGGGAAAATCTATGAATACGCATATGAAGGGATTGCTGTTGCAACGACTGATAATCCGCCGATGAAGAGAGTTTTGGACGAGTACGGAATCGGAGCATATGATAGCGATATTGGCAAAGCGCTGGTGAGTGTTCACGATAATATGAACGATATCAAGAAGAATATAGAAACATTTGTCGGAGATAGAGTAGTCGAGAAGAAGCAGGAAGAATTTGCATCTGATTTAAGAAAGTGTATGGAGGACTTACAAGATGGGAAATAGCTTTGAGAAGAGGATTATCGAGCTAGCTAAGAAGTATGTGGTAGTAATGATTGTCTGCGTGGCAGTTTGCGCAGTCGGAATGGCTAAGGTTGAAGGGTCCAAGGCTAGTACATCATACAAGGCGAAGCTAACCGTAGCAGTTACACCTGCTGACGGATATCAGAAAAGCACACTTGAGGATATTCAGAAGAATGAGGAGCTTGTTGGACTCTATGCGAAGATTTCGACATCGTCGAAGACTCTCGACCGTGTAGCTCAGTACGCAGGGCTCGACGAAAAGGGCAGAATTGCACTTAATTCAAGAGTTGCAGTTGATTTTGATAAGGATGGTCAGTATGTAGATATTTACATTACTGCTGATACTGAAGATGAAGCCCTCAAGTTAGCAAATGCAGAGGCCAAAGCTGTTGTTGAAGTTGGCAAAGAGGTTAGAGGTGAAGACATACTGAAGGTGGTCTCGATGCCTAATAAGCCACTCGAAGCGGAGAGTGTAAGTACGAAAGGTTACTATGCTACAGGTGGTGTTGCAGGTATCTTCGTGGGAATCATAGTAAGTGCACTACTGGAGATGAAAAGAAAGAAACATGTACGAAATTAAAACCTTAAATCATATACTAGCCTTCATAGATAGGCTAGTCGGCAAGATTAGTATCAAAAAAGGACAAAATACCATCATATCGGTGTCTGCATTTGGAATGATGATGACATCTTTCTGCAAATTTTCGTATTTTACGGAAAGATTATCACATTATGGAATCCATCAACATATGGTGAATGTAACTAGTAGCGTTATGTTCTTCGTGTTCTTAATGCTAATAGTTGTTTCGTTGGATATGAATGAGGATGAGGATGTTAAGTTAAATGCATGGCTAGGGATACCTCTTTTACTTGTCGTCATATCCTATACGGTTACAGGAATAATAGAGAAGGCACCAAAGCAGCTAGTATGGGCCTTTGTATACAGTGTCATATTCGTGCCGATTTCATATCGACTTGCAAGCAAGAAAAATAAGAAAATATTTATTGATGGAATTGCGACAGGAATTGCTATTTTTGGTGTATTAATTTTATTTTTAAATATTATATTTTCGCCTATGGTTGCCAAGACCTCCTTTAGTATCGCTAGATACACTGGTGTTCTAACAAACCCTACAATATTAGGGTTTTATCTGAATGTATTTATTGTTGTATATGCATATATCATTTATAAGAAGGTTTTTGTTGAAAAGAATATATTAGAGAACGTCTCAAACTTGATAGTTTTTTCAATATCAGTTTGGGGTATGGGAATGTCGTGGTTTGCAATTCTTATGACAAAAAGTAGAGGATCTTTCCTTGGCATACTATCAATACTATTGTTCTATACTATTATCGTAATGAAGGGTATTTTTAAATCGCATCTTACATTTAAAAATACTGCTATAATTTTTGTTATTACAGTGACTATGCTAGCCACTGCCTATAAAATTTCTGACAATATTTTAAAGAGAGACCTTAGGGCATTAAAGATTAAAGAGAATTATACAATTTCACAGATGATGTTCGGTCGAATAAAAGAAATGAGTAACTTCAAAGATGTCGATGAATACCATTTTGCTTACATGGAGCCGAAAAACTTGACTGAAGCACAGAGGAAAATATGGAGTGATTTAGACAAGCTTACAACGCACAGAATTTGGATCTGGTATATTTATTCGCAGCATTTAGGCTTTATCGGGCACAAGAGCAGGACGTTTATCATTCCTGGATATACGAAGGGCTTCGAGAGACAGTCACACAATGCGATTCTCGAGGTTACATTTAACGGAGGATATATTGCTGGTTTTGGCTTCTTGCTTATTGAGATAACAACCGGAATTTATGCTTTGATAATATTGTTTAGGAAAAAAGAATATACTGACAACAATTTAGAGATGCTATTCTTGTCACTCGCGGCGATAGCATTTTGTGTAAATGGAATATTCTCGACGATAAATACACTTACGACATATTCAATCACCATGATGTACTACATGGCACTTACGACAGTAGGTTTTAGAAAGAGTGACGAGTCACTAACCACTACTAAGCAGTAACTATAGATTAATTTAGAGGTAATCATGAAAAAGGTTATGTTGGTCTTTGGGACAAGACCGGAAGCAATTAAAATGTGCCCACTTGTAAAGGAATTGAAAAAGAGACCTGGAATAGACACATGCGTTTGCGTTACTGGTCAGCATAGACAGATGCTCGATCAGGTTCTCGAAACCTTCCATGTGGTTCCAGATTACGACCTTTCTATAATGAAAGAGAAACAGACACTCTTTGATGTCACAACTAATATTCTTGAGAGAATCAGAGAAGTTCTTGTTAATGAAAATCCCGACGTAGTTCTCGTACACGGAGACACGACCACGACATTCGTGACTGCGCTCGCTTGTTTCTACCTACAGATTCCTGTTGGACACGTGGAAGCAGGTCTTAGAACGTACAACATTAAGTCACCTTTCCCAGAGGAATTTAACAGACAGGCTGTTGGGATTGTTGCAGAATATAATTTTGCACCGACAGAGAAGAGCAAAATGAACCTAGTGAACGAAGGTAAGGATGCAGGAAAAATCTGGATTACAGGCAATACTGCTATTGATGCCCTGAGTACGACAGTAAAGGAAGATTATAGAAACGAGCATCTAGATTGGGCTTCTGATTCGAGACTTATTCTTATCACTGCTCATCGCAGAGAAAATCTCGGCGAGCCGATGCATAACATGTTTAGAGCTATTCGACGCGTGATGGATGAAAACCCTGATGTTAAGGCGATTTATCCTATACATATGAATCCTGCTGTAAGACAGGCTGCAGAGGATGTATTTGGTGAGAGCTCACCGGGTGGCAAGGAAGAACGTATTAGAATCATAGAACCGCTCGATGTACTCGATTTCCATAACTTCATGAACCAGAGTTATCTAATTCTGACCGATTCAGGTGGAATTCAGGAGGAGGCACCTAGCCTTGGGAAACCAGTTCTCGTAATGAGAGACACTACCGAACGCCCAGAAGGAATCCAGGCCGGCACACTAAAATTAGTCGGGACT
Coding sequences within it:
- a CDS encoding glycosyltransferase, with the translated sequence MKILFISAANKNFDGRTRALLDVLNSFADVVDITTTQESDFVNNSSYYVNYKSYKEFIRKAVEIGKEHRDVDFIFADNRKATVPALKLNKLLKPKAVIYDARELYLQRETHGFASKVGCFFESRMIAKAALTICANEERKQVMEKEYGKIGAILVFENFRKLSYSKEFSEEVMKLKFDYLNGDDSFKIVSTAGCEIERGTKELIEAAAKLNFNNTLYLVGCKENAEKQEIEAFIEENKIKNVKLVPRLNQDELKYFVSKCDVGIAMYHKKNSNNLYCSSGKIYEYAYEGIAVATTDNPPMKRVLDEYGIGAYDSDIGKALVSVHDNMNDIKKNIETFVGDRVVEKKQEEFASDLRKCMEDLQDGK
- a CDS encoding YveK family protein produces the protein MGNSFEKRIIELAKKYVVVMIVCVAVCAVGMAKVEGSKASTSYKAKLTVAVTPADGYQKSTLEDIQKNEELVGLYAKISTSSKTLDRVAQYAGLDEKGRIALNSRVAVDFDKDGQYVDIYITADTEDEALKLANAEAKAVVEVGKEVRGEDILKVVSMPNKPLEAESVSTKGYYATGGVAGIFVGIIVSALLEMKRKKHVRN
- a CDS encoding O-antigen ligase family protein, encoding MYEIKTLNHILAFIDRLVGKISIKKGQNTIISVSAFGMMMTSFCKFSYFTERLSHYGIHQHMVNVTSSVMFFVFLMLIVVSLDMNEDEDVKLNAWLGIPLLLVVISYTVTGIIEKAPKQLVWAFVYSVIFVPISYRLASKKNKKIFIDGIATGIAIFGVLILFLNIIFSPMVAKTSFSIARYTGVLTNPTILGFYLNVFIVVYAYIIYKKVFVEKNILENVSNLIVFSISVWGMGMSWFAILMTKSRGSFLGILSILLFYTIIVMKGIFKSHLTFKNTAIIFVITVTMLATAYKISDNILKRDLRALKIKENYTISQMMFGRIKEMSNFKDVDEYHFAYMEPKNLTEAQRKIWSDLDKLTTHRIWIWYIYSQHLGFIGHKSRTFIIPGYTKGFERQSHNAILEVTFNGGYIAGFGFLLIEITTGIYALIILFRKKEYTDNNLEMLFLSLAAIAFCVNGIFSTINTLTTYSITMMYYMALTTVGFRKSDESLTTTKQ
- the wecB gene encoding non-hydrolyzing UDP-N-acetylglucosamine 2-epimerase, which produces MKKVMLVFGTRPEAIKMCPLVKELKKRPGIDTCVCVTGQHRQMLDQVLETFHVVPDYDLSIMKEKQTLFDVTTNILERIREVLVNENPDVVLVHGDTTTTFVTALACFYLQIPVGHVEAGLRTYNIKSPFPEEFNRQAVGIVAEYNFAPTEKSKMNLVNEGKDAGKIWITGNTAIDALSTTVKEDYRNEHLDWASDSRLILITAHRRENLGEPMHNMFRAIRRVMDENPDVKAIYPIHMNPAVRQAAEDVFGESSPGGKEERIRIIEPLDVLDFHNFMNQSYLILTDSGGIQEEAPSLGKPVLVMRDTTERPEGIQAGTLKLVGTEEETIYKEFSRLLTDKEEYKAMSKASNPYGDGHASERIADVLEFGKIRG